One genomic segment of Scophthalmus maximus strain ysfricsl-2021 chromosome 3, ASM2237912v1, whole genome shotgun sequence includes these proteins:
- the mfn2 gene encoding mitofusin-2, whose protein sequence is MSLVFPRPNTNAIHGKKDKRLMAEVNASPLKHFVTAKKKINGIFEQLGAYIKESSSFLEDAYKNDELDPVTTEEQVQEVRAFLAKVAGIGEVLARRHMKVVFFGRTSNGKSSVINAMLCDKVLPSGIGHTTNCFLRVEGTDGNEAFLLTEGSEERKSIKTVNQLAHALHQDEDLDAGSLVCVMWPKAKCALLRDDLVLVDSPGIDVTTELDSWIDKFCLDADVFVLVANSESTLMQTEKSFFHKVNERLSSPNIFILNNRWDASASEPEYMEEVRRQHMDRCTNFLVDELAVVDRTQASDRIFFVSAKEVLQARVQKAQGMPEAGGALAEGFQARMFEFQNFERRFEECISQSAVKTKFEQHTVRAKQISEALRHIMDSIHIAAQEQRVYCFETKEDRQCRLEFIDKQLDLLTLDCKTKIKKITEEVERQVSNAMAEEIRKLHVLVDDFHMDFHPSSVVLKVYKNELHRHIEEGLGKNMSQRCSTSITSALQATHTDMIDGLKPLLPGPVREQVDKLVPRQCFSLSYDLACDKLCSDFQEDISFHFSLGWTMLVNRFLGPKNTRRALMGYKDQVPRPMALTPVSTSMPPFPQSSVTQEELMVSMVTGLASLTSRTSMGVLVVGGVIWKAVGWRLIALSVGLYGLLYVYERLTWTTRAKERAFKRQFVDYASEKLQLIVSYTGSNCSHQVQQELAGVFAQLCQQVDVTRQNLEDEITDMNRKMELLDSLQSRAKLLRNKAGWLDSELNMFTQQYLHHSK, encoded by the exons ATGTCTCTGGTTTTCCCGCGACCCAACACCAACGCAATCCACGGCAAGAAGGACAAAAGACTGATGGCTGAGGTGAACGCATCGCCGCTCAAGCACTTTGTCACTGCGAAGAAGAAGATCAACGGGATCTTTGAACAACTGGGGGCCTACATCAAGGAGAGTTCCTCCTTCCTCGAAG ATGCGTACAAAAACGACGAGCTGGACCCGGTCACCACGGAGGAGCAGGTCCAGGAGGTCCGCGCATTCCTTGCCAAGGTGGCGGGGATCGGCGAAGTCCTCGCCCGCAGACACATGAAGGTTGTCTTCTTTGGGAG GACCAGTAACGGTAAGAGCTCGGTGATCAATGCCATGCTCTGTGACAAGGTGCTACCGTCTGGGATAGGACACACCACCAACTGCTTCCTGAGGGTGGAGGGCACCGATGGAAACGAGGCCTTCCTCCTCACAGAGGGctctgaggagaggaagagcatCAAG accGTGAACCAGCTGGCCCACGCGCTCCATCAGGACGAGGACCTCGATGCCGGCAGCTTGGTGTGTGTCATGTGGCCGAAAGCCAAGTGTGCTCTGCTCAGAGACGATCTGGTGTTGGTGGACAG CCCGGGTATCGACGTGACCACAGAGCTTGACAGCTGGATCGACAAGTTCTGCCTCGATGCCGACGTGTTTGTTCTGGTGGCGAACTCCGAGTCGACTCTGATGCAGACG GAGAAGTCCTTCTTCCACAAGGTCAATGAGCGACTCTCCAGTCCCAACATTTTCATCCTCAACAACCGCTGGGACGCCTCCGCCTCAGAGCCGGAATACATGGAGGAG gttcGCAGGCAGCATATGGACCGCTGCACCAATTTTCTGGTGGATGAGCTGGCTGTGGTGGACCGGACCCAGGCCAGTGACCGCATCTTCTTCGTCTCTGCCAAGGAAGTCCTGCAGGCCCGGGTGCAGAAGGCTCAGGGGATGCCTGAAGCAG GTGGAGCGCTCGCAGAGGGATTTCAAGCCAGAATGTTTGAGTTCCAGAACTTTGAGAGACGATTCGAG GAGTGTATCTCGCAGTCAGCCGTGAAGACCAAGTTTGAGCAGCACACAGTGAGGGCCAAGCAAATCTCAGAGGCCCTCCGCCACATCATGGACTCTATTCACATCGCTGCACAAGAGCAGAG ggtcTACTGCTTTGAGACTAAAGAAGACCGTCAGTGCCGCTTGGAGTTCATCGATAAGCAACTGGACCTGTTGACGCTGGACTGTAAGACCAAGATCAAGAAGATTACTGAGGAGGTGGAGCGACAG GTGTCTAACGCCATGGCCGAGGAGATCAGGAAGCTTCATGTTCTGGTGGACGACTTCCACATGGACTTTCACCCTTCATCAGTCGTGCTCAAGGTCTACAAGAAT GAGCTCCATCGGCACATAGAGGAGGGTCTGGGCAAGAACATGTCCCAGAGGTgctccacctccatcaccagcGCCCTGCAggccacacacactgacatgattG ACGGTCTGAAGCCTCTGCTGCCCGGCCCAGTCCGAGAGCAGGTGGACAAGCTGGTCCCTCGGCAGTGCTTCAGTCTCAGTTATGACCTGGCCTGTGACAAGCTCTGCAGCGACTTCCAGGAGGACATCAGCTTCCACTTCTCCCTGGGCTGGACCATGCTGGTCAATCGCTTCCTGGGGCCCAAGAATACCCGGCGGGCCCTCATGGGCTACAAGGACCAG GTCCCTCGGCCCATGGCCCTGACCCCAGTCAGCACCAGCATGCCTCCGTTCCCTCAGAGCTCCGTGACTCAGGAGGAGCTCATGGTCTCCATGGTGACGGGTCTTGCCTCCCTCACCTCCCGTACGTCCATGGGCGTCCTTGTGGTTGGCGGCgtg atcTGGAAGGCGGTGGGCTGGCGTCTGATCGCCCTGTCGGTCGGCCTCTACGGGCTCCTCTACGTCTACGAGCGGCTGACCTGGACCACCCGGGCCAAGGAGAGAGCCTTCAAGAGACAGTTTGTGGACTACGCCAgtgagaagctgcagctcatcGTCAGCTACACCGGGTCCAACTGCAGCCACCAAGTCCAGCA GGAGCTGGCCGGTGTGTTCGCTCAGCTCTGCCAGCAGGTGGACGTCACCCGTCAGAATCTGGAGGACGAGATCACTGACATGAACAGGAAGATGGAGCTGCTAGACAGTCTGCAGAGCCGGGCCAAGCTGCTGCG gaacAAGGCGGGCTGGCTGGACAGTGAGCTCAACATGTTCACCCAGCAGTACCTCCACCACAGCAAGTAA